GGTGGGCTCCGGGATCAGCCGAAGTGGCAGATGTAGTGGTAGGACTCGGCGACGCGGATCTGGAAGCTGCTGTTGCCGGGCACCTTGAAGGTGTCGCCCGGGCCGCTCTTGACCCACTCGCTCGCGCCGCTCAGCAGGTACTCGCAGCCGCCGGCCACGCATTCCATGATCTCGGGCGCGCCGGTGTTGAAGGTCAGCGTGGCGGGCAGGATCACGCCCACCGACTTTTTCGTGCCGTCGGCGAGCGTGAGGCTGTGGCTCACGCACTTGCCGTCGAAGTAGACGTTGGCCTGGGTGGCGACGGTCACGCCGCTGATCTGGGTGGTGCTCATGGTGGAACGGGGATGGGCGCCGCGAGGGCGGGGGGCGGAAAGCCCGCGATTTTAGGCGGCGGGCCCCGCGGGCCCGCCAGGGCGCGGCCTCAGCGGCGCTGCGCCCAGTCGGCCGCGTCGAAGCCCACGGTGGTGCGGCCGTCGCTCCAGGCGACCACCGGGCGCTTGACGAGGCTGGGATGGGCGCGCATGAGCGCGGCGGCGCTGGCGGCGTCGGTCACGCCCGCGCGGGTGGCCTCGTCGAGCGCGCGCCAGGCCGTGCCCTTGCGGTTGAGCACCGTTTCCCAGCCATGGGCCGCGATCCAGGCGGCGATGCCGGCCTCGGGCACGCCGAGCTTCTTGAAGTCGTGGAACTGGTAAGGGCGGCCGTTCGCGTCGAGCCAGGCGCGGGCCTTCTTCACCGTGTCGCAGTTGGGGATGCCGTGCAGCGTGATCATGGGCCGCATTGTCCGCGACGTCCGGACGGGCAAGGCCCGGGTGGGACAATCGCGGCCATGCTGGATATCCCCGTGCCCGAACACCCGACCTCGCTGGCCGACTGGCTGGCCCACGCCGAACGCCTGCACCCCCTGGCCATCGACATGGGCCTGGAGCGCGTGCAGGCCGTGGCGCGCCGCATGGCGCTCAAGCTCGACGCCGCCGTCATCACCGTGGCCGGCACCAACGGCAAGGGCAGCACCTGCGCCATGCTCGAAAGCATCTATGGCCAGTCGGGCTACCGCACCGGCGTGTACACCTCGCCGCACCTGGTGCATTTCGAGGAGCGCTGCCGCATCGACGGTCAGCCCGTGGCCGCCGCCGAGCTCGTGCCCGCGATGGCCGAGGTGGAGGTGGCGCGCAAGGGCCAGGGCGGCGAGCCCGAGGTGAGCCTGAGCTATTTCGAGTTCACCACGCTGGCCATCCTGCGCACCATCGCGCGCGCCGGCGTCGATGTCGCCATTCTCGAAGTCGGCCTGGGCGGCCGGCTCGACGCGGTGAACATCATCGACGCCGACTGCGCCGTCATCACCAGCATCGACCTCGATCACACCGCCATCCTCGGGCCCGATCGCGAGAGCATCGGCCGCGAGAAGGCCGGCATCATGCGCACCGGGCGTCCGGTGGTGGTGAGCGATCCCATGCCGCCGGCCAGCCTGATCGACCACGCGCGCGAGATCGACGCCGACCTGTGGCGCGTGGGCGTCGATTTCCATTTCGCGGGCGACAAGCAGCAGTGGGGCTGGGCCACGCACCCCTCGCGCGGCGGCCGGCGCTACAGCGGCCTGGCCTACCCGGCGCTGCGCGGCGCCAACCAGCTCGTGAATGCCGCGGGCGTGCTGGGCGCCATCGAGGCCCTGCGCGCGCGCCTGCCCGTGACGGCCCAGGCGGTGCGCGCCGGCCTGGCGCTGGTGGAGCTGCCGGGGCGCTTCCAGATCCTGCCGGGCACGCCCACGCTGGTG
This is a stretch of genomic DNA from Hydrogenophaga crocea. It encodes these proteins:
- the folC gene encoding bifunctional tetrahydrofolate synthase/dihydrofolate synthase, whose protein sequence is MLDIPVPEHPTSLADWLAHAERLHPLAIDMGLERVQAVARRMALKLDAAVITVAGTNGKGSTCAMLESIYGQSGYRTGVYTSPHLVHFEERCRIDGQPVAAAELVPAMAEVEVARKGQGGEPEVSLSYFEFTTLAILRTIARAGVDVAILEVGLGGRLDAVNIIDADCAVITSIDLDHTAILGPDRESIGREKAGIMRTGRPVVVSDPMPPASLIDHAREIDADLWRVGVDFHFAGDKQQWGWATHPSRGGRRYSGLAYPALRGANQLVNAAGVLGAIEALRARLPVTAQAVRAGLALVELPGRFQILPGTPTLVLDVAHNPHSVAALTENLDAMGFYPCTHAVFGAMADKDLDAMLARVAPLVDRWYLCDLPLPRAIKAADLAPRIQALPAGDRALAGTFASPSQALAAALEASAPADRIAVFGSFHTVGGVLQDGLPKRSAKHLGA
- a CDS encoding ArsC family reductase, producing the protein MITLHGIPNCDTVKKARAWLDANGRPYQFHDFKKLGVPEAGIAAWIAAHGWETVLNRKGTAWRALDEATRAGVTDAASAAALMRAHPSLVKRPVVAWSDGRTTVGFDAADWAQRR
- a CDS encoding pyrimidine/purine nucleoside phosphorylase; translation: MSTTQISGVTVATQANVYFDGKCVSHSLTLADGTKKSVGVILPATLTFNTGAPEIMECVAGGCEYLLSGASEWVKSGPGDTFKVPGNSSFQIRVAESYHYICHFG